A genomic stretch from Corvus cornix cornix isolate S_Up_H32 chromosome 7, ASM73873v5, whole genome shotgun sequence includes:
- the LOC104694182 gene encoding gap junction gamma-1 protein-like: protein MSWSFLTRLLEEINNHSTFVGKIWLTVLIVFRIVLTAVGGESIYYDEQSKFVCNTQQPGCENVCYDAFAPLSHVRFWIFQIIMVATPSVLYLGFAMHRIARMPESSRRRAPPARRVRMPVVRRGAGRDYEEAEDDNEEDPMIFEEIEVEKEKSPEGGEKHDGRRRIKQDGLMRAYVLHLLCRSVLEMVFLFGQYLLYRFEVSPSYVCSRSPCPHTVDCFVSRPTEKTIFLLIMYAVSGLCLFLNLCELLHLGVGRIRDALSQSDGPPLPTGDSPAPQYPKKAPSAPPTYHSLKKELPQAPMSNGKLDYRESLAQGRFALAGAPPVHELDRLREHLRLAQEHLEVAFHLQPPLRPPSPARSSSPEANGIAAEQNRLNLAHEKGTAACDRTTGL, encoded by the exons ATGAGCTGGAGTTTCCTGACACGGCTCCTGGAGGAGATCAACAACCACTCGACCTTCGTGGGCAAGATCTGGCTCACTGTCCTCATTGTCTTCCGCATCGTGCTGACGGCCGTGGGGGGCGAGTCCATCTACTACGACGAGCAGAGCAAGTTTGTGTGCAACACGCAGCAGCCGGGCTGTGAGAACGTCTGCTACGACGCCTTCGCGCCCCTGTCCCACGTCCGCTTCTGGATCTTCCAGATCATCATGGTGGCAACGCCATCGGTGCTCTACCTGGGCTTTGCCATGCACCGCATCGCTCGCATGCCGGAGTCCTCGCGGCGCCGGGCACCACCAGCCCGGCGGGTGCGCATGCCGGTGGTGCGCCGGGGAGCCGGGCGAGACTACGAGGAGGCAGAAGATGATAACGAAGAAGACCCCATGATCTTTGAGGAGATCGaggtggagaaggagaagagccCAGAGGGTGGAGAGAAGCATGATGGCCGGCGCCGCATCAAGCAGGACGGGCTGATGCGTGCCTACGTCCTGCACTTGCTGTGCCGCTCAGTGCTGGAGATGGTTTTCCTCTTCGGGCAGTACCTGCTGTACCGCTTTGAGGTGAGCCCCTCCTACGTCTGCAGCCGCAGCCCCTGCCCGCACACTGTCGACTGCTTTGTCTCCCGCCCCACTGAGAAGACCATCTTCCTCCTCATCATGTATGCCGTCAGCgggctctgcctcttcctcaACCTCTGCGAGCTCTTGCACCTTGGTGTGGGGCGCATCCGTGATGCCCTGAGCCAGTCTGATGGCCCGCCACTCCCAACTGGCGACAGCCCTGCACCACAATACCCTAAGAAAGCCCCCAGCGCCCCCCCCACCTATCACTCGCTGAAGAAGGAGCTGCCACAAGCCCCAATGAGCAACGGCAAGCTGGACTACCGGGAGAGCCTGGCCCAGGGGCGCTTCGCCCTGGCTGGAGCTCCCCCGGTGCATGAGCTGGACCGGCTGCGTGAGCACCTGCGCCTGGCCCAGGAGCACCTGGAGGTGGCcttccacctgcagcccccgCTGCGGCCCCCCAGTCCTGCCCGCAGCAGCAGTCCCGAGGCCAATGGCATCGCCGCCGAGCAGAACCGCCTCAACCTCGCCCATGAGAAGGGGACCGCCGCCTGCGACAGGACCACGG GGCTGTGA
- the INHA gene encoding inhibin alpha chain, whose product MLLLLHLLPAMLPTAALASCTGAGADRQLILAKVRARVLEHLSPPLLQEEPQMEARRVHRRDVLENTEAEPEELEDTSQVILFPTTDVPCEPTQPDKLLEEEGIFTYLFQPSAHTLSRVVTSAQLWFYTGPSAAPNHSTPDVLTLSPQGRVPVTAMAEQTPEHWTVFHLAPVLLPQLSQPLFVLLVRCPGCPCLAEGDKMPFLVATTRAKGSERARRSAVPWSPAALSLLQRPSEELAAHTNCRRASLNISFEELGWDKWIVHPSSFVFHYCHGSCAAGHGLSHRLGVQLCCAALPGTMRSLRVRTTSDGGYSFKYETVPNILAQDCTCV is encoded by the exons atgctgctcctcctgcacctGCTGCCTGCCATGCTGCCCACCGCCGCCCTGGCCAGCTGCACCGGGGCGGGTGCCGACCGGCAGCTCATCCTGGCCAAGGTGCGGGCTCGGGTGCTGGAACATCTGAGTCCCCCCCTTCTCCAGGAGGAGCCACAGATGGAAGCAAGGAGGGTACACCGGAGAGATGTCCTTGAAAACACCGAAGCGgagccagaggagctggaggacaCCTCCCAGGTGATCTTATTCCCTACCACAG ATGTTCCCTGTGAGCCCACACAGCCAGACAAGCTGCTGGAAGAAGAAGGGATTTTCACCTACCTCTTCCAGCCCTCGGCACACACTTTGAGCCGTGTGGTGacttctgcccagctctggtTTTACACCGGCCCCTCGGCTGCCCCCAACCACTCAACCCCTGATGTGCTGACCCTGTCGCCACAGGGCCGGGTGCCGGTGACGGCCATGGCGGAGCAGACACCCGAGCACTGGACAGTGTTTCACTTGGCCCcggtgctgctgccccagctctcaCAGCCGCTCTTCGTGCTCCTGGTGcgctgccctggctgcccttGCCTGGCCGAGGGGGACAAGATGCCCTTCCTAGTGGCCACCACCCGGGCCAAGGGCAGTGAGAGGGCTCGTCGCTCTGCCGTGCCCTGGTCCCCGGCCGCCCTGAGCCTGCTGCAGCGCCCATCGGAGGAGCTGGCTGCCCATACCAACTGCCGCCGGGCTTCCCTCAACATCTCCTTcgaggagctgggctgggacaaGTGGATCGTGCATCccagcagctttgttttccacTACTGCCACGGGAGCTGCGCTGCAGGCCACGGGCTGAGCCACCGGCTGggtgtgcagctctgctgtgctgccctgcccgGCACCATGCGCTCCCTGCGCGTCCGCACCACCTCTGATGGCGGCTACTCCTTCAAGTACGAGACAGTGCCCAACATCCTGGCCCAGGACTGCACCTGTGTCTAG